The proteins below are encoded in one region of Patescibacteria group bacterium:
- a CDS encoding extracellular solute-binding protein, with protein MDTKKILLLAGGVLAVLIVALVVFLLTFVRRVGPVTLTYWGLWEPEEVFQGIIADYERLHPNVTIKYIKQSPLNYRDRVVTALSGTNGPDIVRIHDSWVLTLASGLSPMPANVYSQASFKQTFYPAAATLYPYAIPLEIDDLAMYVNDDILRAGGVSVPTIWDGDQGFMATARKLTVRDSSGRIKTAGAAMGTASNVDQWQDIVGLMMAQAGDNFNAEALNYYVAFATSEHMWDETLDNSTLAFANGQVAMYFGPSWRYFDIKQINPNLNFHLAPVPQLAGGAAANYASFWTEAVSKRSSHQKEAWDFLKYLSSREVLTKLYAAETNVRGFGEPYARTDMADLLSADPNVGPFIAAAPTAKTWYLASNTGDGDTGINTRIGKYYADAINSMLQGNNASSVLQTVQQGVTQVLSQYGLTK; from the coding sequence ATGGACACTAAAAAAATCCTGCTTTTAGCCGGAGGAGTTTTGGCCGTTCTAATCGTCGCCCTGGTAGTGTTTCTCCTGACTTTCGTGCGCCGGGTCGGCCCGGTAACTTTAACCTACTGGGGTTTGTGGGAGCCGGAGGAGGTTTTTCAGGGAATAATTGCCGATTACGAGCGTCTCCATCCCAATGTCACCATTAAATATATTAAGCAATCACCGTTAAATTACCGCGACCGGGTGGTGACGGCTTTATCCGGTACCAACGGTCCGGATATTGTCCGGATTCACGATAGCTGGGTGCTTACTCTGGCTTCGGGCTTATCTCCAATGCCGGCCAATGTTTATTCCCAGGCTTCTTTTAAACAAACTTTTTATCCAGCGGCCGCTACTCTTTATCCTTACGCGATCCCCCTGGAAATTGACGATTTGGCCATGTATGTTAACGATGATATTTTGCGGGCCGGGGGGGTCAGTGTCCCAACCATTTGGGACGGCGACCAGGGGTTTATGGCGACAGCCAGGAAACTAACGGTCCGGGACAGCAGCGGCCGGATTAAAACTGCCGGAGCGGCTATGGGGACAGCTTCCAATGTTGACCAGTGGCAGGATATTGTGGGTTTAATGATGGCTCAGGCAGGCGATAACTTTAACGCTGAGGCTCTGAATTACTATGTGGCTTTTGCCACTTCCGAACATATGTGGGACGAAACCCTGGATAATTCCACTCTGGCTTTTGCCAACGGCCAGGTGGCGATGTATTTTGGCCCGTCATGGCGCTATTTTGACATTAAACAAATCAACCCGAACTTAAATTTCCATCTGGCCCCGGTACCCCAGTTGGCCGGGGGAGCGGCCGCTAATTATGCTTCCTTTTGGACCGAAGCCGTTTCCAAGCGCAGTTCTCATCAAAAAGAAGCCTGGGACTTTCTCAAATACCTTTCCAGCAGAGAAGTCTTAACGAAGTTATATGCGGCTGAAACTAATGTCCGGGGTTTCGGGGAGCCTTATGCGCGAACCGATATGGCCGATCTGCTCTCTGCTGATCCCAATGTTGGCCCGTTTATCGCGGCTGCGCCGACAGCCAAGACCTGGTATCTCGCATCTAACACCGGCGACGGGGACACCGGCATCAACACCCGGATCGGCAAATACTATGCTGATGCCATAAACTCTATGCTCCAGGGCAATAACGCCTCTTCCGTCCTGCAGACAGTGCAGCAAGGGGTAACTCAGGTACTTTCACAATATGGTCTTACAAAATAA
- a CDS encoding AI-2E family transporter → MKFKDFPELRILAILGIITLGWHLLGLFSSFLGLFADLFILLILSWVLAFILEPLVVKISSGGIPRIAAAIITYLALAAGVVLLVLVVLPTMVTQFSQLATLVPAYLPDNSFLSARVESFLSTTANNSLVLASGVATTATNLLLILILSFYFLISRKEISKFFLDIIPDEYEEDYLFLEKTLNQTFASFIQIQVVLGLLLGLITLLTLVILNINFALSTALLSGILAMIPVVGSVIFVIPIILAGLTVSVQKMIIAVIVVILAAQLVYNLVAPKLMGTALKIHPIIVLLSFLIGYKLAGVWGAIFAIPVTSALAIIGKDLLKYWKEEADR, encoded by the coding sequence ATGAAGTTTAAAGACTTTCCAGAGCTGCGGATTTTGGCCATCCTTGGCATTATAACTCTCGGCTGGCATTTGTTGGGTCTGTTTAGCTCTTTCCTGGGCCTTTTTGCTGATTTGTTTATCCTTCTAATTTTATCCTGGGTTCTGGCTTTCATTCTTGAACCACTGGTCGTTAAAATTTCTTCCGGCGGGATACCGCGAATAGCCGCGGCTATTATTACTTATCTGGCCTTAGCGGCCGGTGTGGTTTTGTTGGTTCTTGTTGTGTTACCAACAATGGTCACTCAGTTTTCCCAGCTGGCCACCCTGGTTCCGGCTTACCTGCCGGATAATTCTTTCTTGTCTGCCCGGGTCGAAAGTTTCTTAAGCACGACCGCCAATAATTCTCTGGTTCTGGCATCAGGAGTCGCTACCACGGCGACTAATTTACTTTTGATTCTGATTCTCTCGTTTTACTTTTTGATCTCCCGCAAGGAAATTTCCAAGTTTTTCCTGGATATTATTCCCGACGAATATGAAGAGGATTACCTGTTCCTAGAAAAAACTCTAAACCAGACCTTTGCTTCCTTTATTCAGATTCAGGTTGTTTTGGGCTTGCTGCTGGGACTAATTACTCTACTCACTCTGGTTATTCTCAACATTAACTTTGCCCTGTCTACTGCTCTTCTTTCCGGCATTTTGGCCATGATTCCGGTCGTGGGATCAGTAATCTTTGTCATTCCGATAATTTTGGCCGGGCTGACAGTCTCGGTTCAGAAAATGATTATTGCCGTAATCGTGGTCATTTTGGCCGCCCAGCTGGTTTACAACCTTGTGGCTCCAAAACTCATGGGCACAGCCTTGAAAATTCATCCGATTATTGTCCTGCTTTCGTTTTTAATCGGCTACAAACTGGCCGGCGTCTGGGGCGCTATTTTTGCCATTCCGGTAACCTCAGCTCTGGCCATTATCGGGAAGGATTTACTAAAATATTGGAAAGAAGAAGCAGATCGATAA
- a CDS encoding nucleotidyltransferase domain-containing protein encodes MAKIRSSGKSLNFINSHYSQPRSVFNRGRLAAVVYADLFGYPLTVKEAKLWDIRQVRAKYSSQKEKEALKVTGLLKKIPTVAAVFLTGSVAAQNATSRADIDLMIVTQPNTLWLTRLLVFPWLKRRFCPNIFLDLNHLEIKDQNLFTAHEILQAKCLYDRDKVERRWLKVNLWTKEYLPEAYKNSKSRIPNPKHALNSKSQTPKFWNFPNWTLKFIWNLVLSAWNLFLLIPEFFAFLFQYLYMKPKMTHERVGWGFAFFHPYNLSEIVVQKFEKKLLKYTHL; translated from the coding sequence ATGGCCAAAATCCGCAGCTCTGGAAAGTCTTTAAACTTCATTAATTCTCATTATAGCCAACCCCGATCCGTTTTCAATCGGGGCCGGCTCGCTGCCGTTGTCTACGCTGACCTCTTTGGCTATCCGCTGACGGTTAAAGAAGCCAAACTTTGGGACATCCGCCAGGTCAGGGCAAAATATTCTTCGCAAAAAGAAAAAGAAGCGCTAAAAGTTACGGGGCTGCTAAAAAAAATCCCGACAGTGGCGGCAGTCTTTTTAACGGGGTCGGTGGCCGCGCAGAATGCCACTTCTAGGGCTGATATTGATTTAATGATCGTCACCCAGCCTAATACTTTATGGCTGACGCGATTATTGGTATTTCCCTGGCTAAAACGGCGGTTTTGTCCCAACATTTTTCTCGATTTAAACCATTTGGAAATTAAGGATCAGAATTTGTTCACTGCCCATGAAATATTACAAGCAAAATGTTTATATGACCGGGACAAGGTAGAACGACGGTGGTTGAAGGTTAATTTGTGGACAAAGGAATACTTACCAGAGGCCTACAAAAATTCCAAATCCCGAATTCCAAATCCCAAACATGCTTTAAATTCAAAATCGCAAACCCCGAAATTTTGGAATTTTCCCAATTGGACATTGAAATTTATTTGGAATTTGGTGCTTAGCGCCTGGAATTTATTTTTACTTATCCCGGAATTTTTTGCTTTTCTCTTTCAGTATTTGTATATGAAACCAAAAATGACTCATGAACGGGTGGGTTGGGGCTTTGCTTTTTTTCACCCTTACAACTTATCAGAAATAGTGGTACAAAAGTTTGAGAAGAAATTGCTAAAATATACCCACCTATGA